In the genome of Flavobacterium panacagri, one region contains:
- a CDS encoding ribonucleoside-diphosphate reductase subunit alpha translates to MNTIDTNPVNNFEPQNGSKMWWKNSESEQILNRGYLLKGETVEGAIDRICTAAAKRLYKPELKESFVEMIERGWMSISSPVWANMGTERGLPISCFNVHVPDKIEGITHKLGEVIMQTKIGGGTSGYFGELRERGSAVTDNGKSSGAVSFMKLFDTAMDTISQGGVRRGAFAAYLDVDHPDIEEFLKIKSIGNPIQNLFTGICVPDYWMQEMIDGDAEKRQVWAKVLESRQQKGLPYIFFSDNVNKNKPQVYKDQNLRINASNLCSEIMLPSTHDESFICCLSSMNLELYEEWKDTEAVKLAIFFLDAVLQEFIEKTEGNYYLSAANKFAKRHRALGLGVLGWHSYLQKNMIPFEGMEAKMKTTEIFKHISDKADKASQELARIYGEPELLKGYGRRNTTTMAIAPTTSSSAILGQTSPGIEPFSSNYYKAGLSKGNFMRKNKYLKKLLEEKGLDNEEVWRGIMLNGGSVQHMSELTQEEKDVFKTFKEISQLEIVQQAGIRQKFVDQGQSLNLNIPAELAIKDVNRLMIEAWQQGVKSLYYQRSQSVSKELVTSLVSCSSCES, encoded by the coding sequence ATGAATACAATAGACACAAACCCAGTAAATAATTTTGAGCCACAGAACGGTAGTAAAATGTGGTGGAAAAATTCAGAAAGCGAACAAATTTTAAATCGTGGTTATCTTTTAAAAGGTGAAACAGTTGAAGGTGCAATTGACAGAATCTGTACCGCAGCAGCCAAAAGATTATACAAACCAGAATTAAAAGAATCTTTTGTTGAAATGATCGAAAGAGGGTGGATGAGTATAAGTTCTCCAGTTTGGGCAAATATGGGAACAGAAAGAGGTCTGCCAATTTCTTGCTTTAACGTGCACGTTCCAGATAAAATTGAGGGAATCACGCATAAATTGGGTGAAGTAATCATGCAGACTAAAATTGGTGGTGGAACTTCTGGTTATTTTGGTGAATTACGCGAACGCGGAAGTGCTGTAACAGACAACGGAAAGAGTAGCGGTGCAGTAAGTTTTATGAAACTTTTTGATACGGCTATGGATACGATTTCACAAGGAGGAGTTCGTCGTGGTGCATTCGCAGCTTATTTAGATGTCGATCATCCAGATATTGAAGAGTTTTTGAAAATTAAAAGTATTGGAAACCCAATTCAGAACTTGTTTACAGGAATTTGCGTGCCAGATTATTGGATGCAGGAAATGATTGATGGTGATGCAGAAAAAAGACAAGTTTGGGCAAAAGTTTTAGAGAGCCGTCAGCAAAAAGGATTGCCTTATATCTTTTTTAGTGACAATGTAAATAAAAACAAACCGCAAGTTTATAAAGACCAGAATTTAAGAATCAACGCTAGTAACTTATGCAGCGAGATTATGCTTCCGTCAACTCATGACGAATCATTTATCTGTTGCCTTTCTTCTATGAATTTAGAGTTATATGAAGAATGGAAAGATACTGAAGCCGTAAAATTGGCTATCTTTTTCTTAGATGCAGTGCTGCAGGAATTCATCGAAAAAACAGAAGGGAACTATTATCTTTCTGCCGCTAATAAATTTGCAAAAAGACACCGCGCATTAGGTTTAGGTGTTTTAGGATGGCATTCTTACTTACAGAAAAATATGATTCCGTTTGAAGGAATGGAAGCTAAAATGAAAACGACTGAGATTTTCAAACATATTAGTGATAAAGCGGATAAAGCAAGTCAGGAATTGGCTAGAATTTACGGTGAACCAGAATTGTTAAAAGGGTACGGAAGACGTAATACAACCACAATGGCAATTGCACCAACAACTTCATCTTCTGCAATTTTAGGACAAACTTCACCAGGAATTGAGCCTTTCAGCAGTAATTATTACAAAGCTGGATTGAGTAAAGGTAATTTTATGCGTAAAAATAAATACCTTAAAAAATTACTGGAAGAAAAAGGCTTAGATAACGAAGAGGTTTGGAGAGGAATTATGTTGAATGGAGGCAGCGTGCAGCACATGTCAGAACTAACACAAGAAGAAAAAGATGTTTTTAAGACATTTAAAGAAATCAGTCAGTTAGAAATTGTGCAGCAGGCAGGAATTCGCCAGAAATTTGTCGATCAAGGACAAAGTTTAAATCTTAATATTCCAGCAGAATTAGCGATTAAAGATGTAAACCGTTTAATGATAGAAGCTTGGCAACAAGGTGTTAAAAGTTTGTATTACCAAAGAAGCCAAAGTGTTTCTAAAGAATTAGTAACTAGTCTCGTTTCTTGCAGCAGTTGTGAATCATAA
- a CDS encoding ribonucleotide-diphosphate reductase subunit beta gives MSIFDKRINYKPFEYPEVLQFTEAINKAYWVHTEVDFTADTQDFHAHLNEAEKTAIKNSLLAIAQIEVAVKSFWGNIYEHFPKPEFNGLGTTFAECEFRHSEAYSRLLEVLGYNDEFEKLLDVPVVRRRVDYLSNVLKDTKSQDNRKYMVSLILFSILIENVSLFSQFAILLSFTRFKGYMKNVSNIIAWTSIDEQIHANGGIYIINKIREEFPEYFDAETLELIRETVRESIDVEAAILDWIFEDGAIETINKEELVNFMKFRVDESLRQINIETIFNVSPQDYAAMAWFEEEVFANSLDDFFAKRPVEYTKHDKSITANDLF, from the coding sequence ATGTCAATTTTCGATAAAAGAATTAACTATAAACCTTTCGAATATCCTGAGGTTCTGCAATTTACTGAAGCAATTAATAAGGCTTACTGGGTACACACCGAAGTAGACTTTACAGCCGATACACAAGATTTTCATGCTCATTTAAATGAAGCTGAAAAAACCGCAATCAAAAACAGTTTATTAGCAATCGCACAGATTGAGGTAGCCGTAAAAAGTTTTTGGGGTAATATATATGAGCATTTTCCAAAGCCAGAATTCAACGGATTAGGAACAACTTTTGCAGAATGCGAATTTAGACACTCTGAAGCTTATTCTCGTTTGCTGGAAGTTTTAGGTTATAATGATGAATTCGAAAAGTTATTGGATGTTCCTGTAGTTCGCAGACGTGTAGATTATCTTTCGAATGTATTGAAAGACACTAAATCTCAGGACAACAGAAAATATATGGTCTCGCTGATTTTATTCAGTATTCTAATCGAAAATGTTTCATTGTTCAGCCAGTTTGCAATTCTATTGTCTTTTACAAGATTTAAAGGATACATGAAAAATGTGAGCAATATTATTGCATGGACATCTATCGATGAACAGATTCATGCAAATGGCGGAATTTATATCATTAACAAAATCCGTGAAGAATTCCCAGAATATTTTGATGCAGAAACTTTAGAGTTAATCCGTGAAACGGTTAGAGAATCAATTGATGTTGAAGCGGCTATTCTGGATTGGATTTTTGAAGATGGAGCAATCGAAACCATCAATAAAGAAGAGTTGGTAAACTTCATGAAATTTAGAGTAGACGAAAGTTTAAGACAAATCAATATAGAAACAATTTTTAATGTATCGCCGCAAGATTACGCAGCGATGGCTTGGTTTGAAGAAGAGGTTTTTGCAAACAGTTTAGACGATTTCTTTGCAAAACGTCCAGTAGAATATACGAAACACGATAAAAGCATTACAGCAAACGATCTTTTCTAA
- a CDS encoding tetratricopeptide repeat protein gives MSAKKIYFIVLLLQALLINAQKLQINSSKNYLRNIESILQQEKNFETDTIALKNYLKPLNQIPKYQVVYQGLLANGFSNAYNSVNKTSDSYYLNSIQKAKVSKNVSLEIWSRLNYINYLYYYRDYIKLTPFLLELMEKIESLSAHQIITADETYKRIGWILYTFGDYHKSLHYLKLAEKTAVKNTSVYASIMNSIGMNYFNIGDYKTANFYLNETAKLSKKIQDDVRYAKVLGDLALINQKKGDYKKAITLLKEDIQISEHYKSDQNTMYASILLAEVLIKDKQLEEAFTFLNKAENIAVSKSYFKKSELQIIKLKLQILKLQDSTKNELNLRRRMIVIEDLLQNEDGDIAINKANWLIEKAKYQQNIDTAEKAIKYETTLRYFYIIIFTMLFSAVLVVFIYFRKQYTSRHLSYEQKVKSLELEKLKTEQKLSQVHEDLKSQINYLKEKNIQIKNLKLAIENIKNSSSSYIEKREKKLSALLESHLMTDNNWNAFRREFQKEYPEFYALLQKDFPEITDSNKRILLLQKLDFSNNEIAELLGITNDAVKKSKQRLKKKLGDKYDSLFNHI, from the coding sequence ATGTCTGCCAAAAAAATATATTTTATTGTTTTACTCCTTCAAGCATTACTTATAAATGCTCAAAAACTGCAAATCAATTCCTCTAAAAATTATCTTCGAAATATTGAATCTATTCTGCAGCAAGAAAAGAATTTCGAAACTGATACAATTGCTTTAAAAAATTATCTTAAGCCTTTAAATCAAATTCCAAAATACCAGGTTGTTTATCAAGGTTTATTAGCAAACGGGTTTAGCAACGCTTATAATTCGGTTAATAAAACTTCGGATTCATATTATCTAAATTCTATTCAGAAAGCCAAGGTATCGAAAAATGTTTCTTTAGAAATCTGGTCAAGACTCAATTACATTAATTACTTATATTATTATAGAGATTATATCAAGCTCACTCCTTTTCTACTAGAATTAATGGAGAAAATAGAGTCTTTGTCTGCACATCAAATTATAACTGCCGACGAAACTTATAAAAGAATTGGATGGATCTTGTACACTTTTGGGGATTATCATAAATCATTGCATTATTTAAAACTTGCAGAAAAAACAGCTGTAAAAAACACCTCCGTATATGCTTCGATTATGAACTCGATTGGAATGAACTATTTTAATATTGGAGATTATAAAACGGCTAATTTCTATTTAAATGAAACAGCAAAGCTTTCCAAAAAAATTCAAGACGATGTGAGATATGCCAAAGTACTTGGCGATTTAGCTTTGATTAATCAGAAAAAAGGTGATTATAAAAAAGCTATTACCTTATTAAAAGAAGATATTCAGATTTCAGAACATTATAAAAGTGATCAAAATACCATGTATGCTTCTATTTTATTAGCCGAAGTTTTGATAAAAGACAAACAGCTGGAAGAAGCTTTTACATTTTTAAATAAAGCAGAAAATATTGCTGTTTCTAAATCGTATTTTAAAAAATCTGAATTACAAATTATCAAATTGAAACTACAAATTCTAAAATTACAAGATTCAACAAAAAATGAACTGAATTTAAGAAGAAGAATGATCGTTATTGAAGATTTACTGCAAAATGAAGATGGTGATATTGCCATAAACAAAGCCAACTGGCTTATTGAAAAAGCAAAATACCAACAGAATATCGATACAGCAGAAAAAGCAATTAAATACGAAACAACTTTAAGATACTTTTATATCATCATCTTTACAATGCTATTTTCTGCAGTTCTTGTTGTATTTATTTATTTTAGAAAACAATATACAAGCAGGCATTTAAGTTACGAACAGAAAGTAAAATCTTTAGAATTAGAAAAGCTAAAGACAGAACAAAAATTATCCCAAGTTCATGAAGATCTAAAATCTCAAATTAACTATCTAAAAGAGAAAAACATTCAGATCAAAAACCTTAAGCTAGCTATTGAAAATATCAAAAACTCTTCTTCGTCTTATATAGAAAAAAGAGAAAAAAAACTTAGTGCTTTATTGGAATCACATTTGATGACCGATAATAATTGGAACGCGTTTAGAAGAGAATTTCAGAAAGAATATCCTGAATTTTATGCACTTCTTCAAAAAGATTTTCCAGAGATAACAGATTCTAATAAACGAATTTTACTGCTTCAAAAACTCGATTTCAGCAATAACGAAATTGCAGAACTATTGGGTATTACAAACGATGCGGTAAAAAAATCTAAGCAACGTCTGAAGAAAAAACTGGGAGACAAATATGATTCACTTTTTAATCATATTTAG
- a CDS encoding ankyrin repeat domain-containing protein yields MKKNFFVSFALAVTLFASAQQKNSLLEQSFWKTSPNVETVKAEIAKGNNPAEANINAFDVTTLAINNDAPIETIKFLVEQPGNSITKPTHDNRIYLHWAAYRGNTELVEYLIKKGSDVNFEDSHGTAPADFAASNGQSNPAMYDAFFKAGVNPTKKYANGANLLLLAIASDKDLKAAEYFATKGMSLKDVDSEGNTAFTYAARSGNIPLLKKLLEKGIKPTDTALLIAAQGSRRETNPIETYKYLVEEVKIKPTAQNKAGQNVLHILAGKPNQTEIINYFLDKGVDVNKADKEGNTPVMAAASARETAVLELFLSKAKNINAQNLKGESALTYAVRNGSPEAVSLLLAKGADVNVKDKDGNNLGVYLVQSYRPAGRERETPKEDPFDAKAKLLQAKGLNLATAQKDGNTLYHLAITKNDVSLLKKITDLKVDVNAKNKDGLTALHRAAMTSKDDAILKYLVEAGAKKDISTEFDETAYALAKENDLLTKNNISIEFLK; encoded by the coding sequence ATGAAAAAGAATTTTTTCGTTTCTTTTGCCCTTGCTGTAACTCTTTTTGCGAGCGCACAGCAAAAAAACAGTCTTTTAGAACAATCTTTTTGGAAGACTTCTCCAAACGTAGAAACAGTTAAAGCTGAAATTGCAAAAGGAAATAATCCTGCTGAAGCCAATATAAATGCTTTTGATGTTACAACTTTAGCCATCAATAATGATGCTCCTATTGAAACTATCAAATTCTTAGTAGAACAGCCAGGAAATTCAATTACAAAACCAACTCATGATAATCGTATTTATTTACACTGGGCCGCTTACAGAGGGAACACCGAATTGGTAGAATACCTAATTAAAAAAGGTTCTGATGTAAATTTCGAAGACAGCCACGGTACTGCTCCAGCAGATTTCGCAGCTTCAAACGGACAGTCCAATCCAGCAATGTATGATGCTTTCTTCAAAGCCGGTGTAAATCCAACAAAAAAATATGCAAATGGCGCTAATCTCTTGCTTTTAGCCATTGCATCTGATAAAGATTTAAAAGCTGCAGAATATTTTGCTACTAAAGGAATGTCATTAAAAGATGTAGATAGTGAAGGAAATACGGCTTTTACATATGCCGCAAGATCTGGAAATATTCCGCTTTTGAAAAAACTTTTAGAAAAAGGAATTAAGCCAACTGATACTGCTCTTTTAATCGCTGCTCAAGGAAGCCGTAGAGAAACTAATCCAATTGAAACATATAAATATTTGGTTGAAGAAGTAAAAATCAAACCAACTGCTCAAAACAAAGCAGGACAAAATGTATTGCATATTTTAGCTGGGAAACCAAATCAGACGGAAATCATCAATTACTTTTTAGACAAAGGTGTTGATGTAAATAAAGCAGATAAAGAAGGAAATACGCCAGTTATGGCGGCTGCTTCGGCAAGAGAAACGGCTGTTTTAGAACTTTTTCTTTCAAAAGCTAAAAACATAAATGCACAAAACTTAAAAGGAGAATCTGCTCTAACTTACGCTGTAAGAAATGGTTCGCCAGAAGCGGTAAGTTTACTTTTAGCTAAAGGCGCAGATGTAAATGTAAAAGATAAAGACGGAAATAATTTAGGTGTTTATTTAGTGCAGTCTTATCGTCCAGCTGGAAGAGAAAGAGAAACTCCAAAAGAAGATCCATTTGACGCAAAAGCGAAATTACTTCAGGCTAAAGGATTGAACTTAGCAACTGCTCAAAAAGACGGAAACACTTTATATCATTTAGCAATTACCAAAAATGATGTATCTCTTTTGAAAAAAATAACTGATTTAAAAGTAGATGTTAATGCTAAAAACAAAGACGGTTTAACGGCGCTTCATAGAGCAGCCATGACTTCTAAAGATGATGCTATTTTGAAATACCTTGTTGAAGCTGGTGCAAAAAAAGACATCAGTACAGAGTTTGATGAAACGGCTTATGCTCTAGCAAAAGAAAATGATCTGCTTACCAAAAATAATATCTCTATCGAATTTTTAAAATAA
- a CDS encoding DUF2271 domain-containing protein — protein MKSIFKIALTSAFILLVSFQSNAQSSKYKCMLQMNNYMGEGAYIVVSLVNANGEYEKTLYVMGDDKKWYKSLKEWNKFHTQKNDDISAKTGASVTGGDRSVTTIEIENSKINKGYKLRFESAVEDQKYYVSDLEIPLTTEGIAEKTDGKGYIKYVRLNKI, from the coding sequence ATGAAATCTATATTCAAAATTGCCCTAACAAGTGCTTTTATCCTTTTAGTTTCTTTTCAATCAAATGCGCAGTCTAGCAAATACAAATGCATGCTGCAGATGAACAACTATATGGGAGAAGGTGCTTATATCGTAGTTTCTTTAGTTAACGCAAACGGAGAATACGAAAAAACACTTTATGTAATGGGCGATGACAAAAAATGGTACAAATCATTAAAAGAATGGAATAAATTCCACACTCAGAAAAATGATGATATCAGTGCTAAAACAGGTGCTTCGGTTACTGGCGGAGACCGCAGTGTTACGACAATCGAAATCGAAAATTCTAAAATCAATAAAGGATACAAACTGCGTTTTGAATCGGCTGTAGAAGATCAGAAATACTATGTGAGCGATCTTGAAATTCCACTTACTACAGAAGGTATCGCTGAAAAAACAGACGGTAAAGGATACATTAAATACGTAAGATTAAACAAAATATAA
- a CDS encoding PepSY domain-containing protein produces the protein MTLSFWRYAHLALALFSSIFLLLASVTGIILAVDAVQEKTLPYKAENFNKITLEETLPILKKAYPEITELSVDYNQFVTLQAIDENGNDVNAYIDPKTGKVLGTPVKKSEFIKWITSFHRSLFLHEAGRFFVGVISFCLLMISLSGFVLVLKRQRGIRNFFSKVVKEYFAQYYHVVLGRLALIPILIIALTGTYLSLERFNFFMGEEKAKPVKTELSAKAKTTSIFKTTLLADVKKIEFPFTDDPEEYYIIELKDREVEVNQVTGAIISEKLSPMTAQYAALSLDLHTGRINGIWAVILAIACINILFFIYSGFAITLKRRSSRIKNKFKAHESTFILLVGSENGSSFRFANAISKQLISHGHKVFITELNRFAAYPKAEHIIVFSSTHGLGDAPSNGNKFKALLEKQNQEQQINFSVVGFGSKSYPDFCGFAVEIDQLLAKQNWAERYLDLQTVNDKSAVEFVEWVKLWSAKTGIPLATTPSLYNHVPKGLDKLMVLDKTPISDTEHTFILTLRANSRTKFASGDLLAIYPANDSRERLYSIGNHSGNIQLVVKLHPNGFGSGYLNNLEPGNVIKAKILKNPAFHLPKKAQKVALISNGTGIAPFLGMIEQNKAKKEIHLYSGFRMITPTLMAYKKFAGIMIQKEHLEHFHVALSREAEHIYVMDLIKNDAVFFMNLLKNGGVIMICGSLAMQKDVEVILDELCLSNGTKTLLEYKENGQLLTDCY, from the coding sequence ATGACTCTTTCTTTCTGGCGTTACGCACATTTGGCTTTAGCCTTATTTTCTTCTATTTTTTTGCTTTTGGCTTCGGTAACAGGTATTATTTTGGCTGTTGATGCAGTACAGGAAAAAACACTTCCGTACAAAGCCGAAAATTTTAATAAAATAACATTGGAAGAAACGCTTCCAATTCTAAAAAAAGCCTATCCAGAAATTACAGAATTAAGTGTTGATTATAATCAATTTGTAACGCTTCAGGCTATTGATGAAAATGGAAACGATGTTAACGCCTATATTGATCCCAAAACAGGTAAAGTTTTAGGAACTCCAGTAAAGAAAAGCGAATTCATTAAATGGATTACCAGTTTTCACCGTTCGTTGTTTCTTCATGAAGCAGGAAGGTTTTTTGTTGGTGTAATCTCATTTTGCTTACTGATGATTTCCCTTTCAGGATTTGTATTGGTATTGAAAAGACAACGCGGTATTCGCAACTTCTTTTCTAAAGTAGTTAAAGAATATTTTGCTCAATATTATCATGTTGTTTTAGGACGTTTGGCTCTAATCCCGATTTTGATTATTGCTTTAACGGGAACTTATTTGTCACTGGAAAGATTCAACTTTTTTATGGGTGAAGAAAAAGCAAAACCCGTTAAGACTGAACTTTCGGCGAAAGCCAAAACCACTTCGATCTTTAAAACCACTTTATTAGCTGACGTAAAGAAAATCGAATTTCCTTTTACAGATGATCCAGAAGAATATTATATCATTGAATTAAAAGACCGCGAAGTTGAAGTAAATCAGGTTACAGGTGCTATAATTAGTGAGAAGCTTTCGCCAATGACTGCTCAATATGCTGCATTAAGCCTCGATTTACATACTGGAAGAATTAATGGAATTTGGGCTGTAATTTTAGCGATTGCCTGCATCAATATTTTGTTCTTTATTTATTCTGGTTTTGCGATTACTTTGAAAAGAAGGTCAAGCCGAATTAAAAATAAATTTAAAGCACACGAAAGCACTTTTATTCTTTTAGTTGGATCTGAAAACGGAAGTTCTTTTAGATTTGCCAATGCCATTTCGAAGCAATTAATTAGTCATGGACATAAAGTTTTTATAACCGAATTAAATCGTTTTGCCGCTTATCCAAAGGCAGAACATATTATTGTTTTTTCTTCGACTCATGGTTTGGGAGATGCGCCTTCTAACGGAAATAAATTCAAAGCATTACTGGAAAAGCAAAATCAGGAACAGCAAATCAATTTTTCTGTGGTTGGTTTTGGCTCTAAATCGTATCCAGATTTCTGCGGATTTGCTGTTGAAATTGACCAGCTTTTAGCCAAACAAAACTGGGCAGAACGTTATTTAGACTTGCAGACTGTAAACGACAAATCGGCTGTGGAGTTTGTAGAATGGGTAAAATTATGGAGCGCTAAAACTGGAATTCCGTTAGCGACAACTCCATCATTATACAATCATGTTCCAAAAGGATTAGACAAATTAATGGTTTTGGATAAAACACCAATTTCTGATACAGAACATACTTTTATATTGACATTGCGTGCCAATTCAAGAACCAAATTTGCTTCTGGGGATTTATTAGCAATTTATCCTGCCAATGATTCTAGAGAACGCCTCTACTCTATTGGAAATCATTCCGGCAACATTCAATTGGTTGTGAAATTGCATCCAAACGGGTTCGGTTCTGGATATTTGAATAATCTAGAGCCTGGAAATGTTATAAAAGCTAAAATTTTAAAAAACCCTGCATTCCATCTTCCTAAAAAAGCACAAAAAGTAGCTTTAATCTCAAACGGAACTGGAATTGCTCCATTTTTAGGAATGATAGAACAGAATAAAGCAAAGAAAGAAATTCATTTATACAGTGGCTTCAGAATGATTACTCCTACTTTGATGGCGTATAAAAAATTTGCTGGAATCATGATTCAGAAAGAGCACTTGGAGCATTTTCATGTTGCTTTATCTCGAGAAGCAGAACATATTTATGTAATGGATTTGATTAAAAATGATGCTGTCTTTTTTATGAATTTATTAAAAAATGGCGGTGTTATTATGATCTGTGGTTCACTTGCCATGCAGAAAGATGTTGAAGTTATTTTGGATGAATTATGTTTGTCTAATGGAACAAAAACGCTTTTGGAATACAAAGAAAATGGTCAATTATTAACGGATTGTTATTAA
- a CDS encoding FAD:protein FMN transferase — protein MQKSIIYKLLIFFVTLQSFSCYSQVLRKRTTLLMGGRFDISIVAKDSLSAEQNINEVIAEITRIENLISDWKPDSQVSEVNQNAGVKPIKVDREVFELAQRAIKLSKITNGGFDVSFAAMDRIWKFDGSMTEMPSAEAIKKSVEKVGYKNIILDSTASTIFLKLKGMKIGFGALGEGYATDKCRAMMIQKGIEAGIINGSGDMSTWGKQPNGNDWKIGITNPFKPEKILAAIPLKDGAITTSGSYEKFVVFNGKRYSHIINPATGYPATGLCSVTVVGPNAETANGLSTSMMVLGQTEGLLLLQKFPQYSCVMITDKGKVVKSKNFAYKL, from the coding sequence ATGCAAAAATCAATTATATATAAACTTCTAATTTTTTTTGTAACACTTCAAAGTTTCTCATGCTATTCGCAAGTTTTACGAAAAAGAACAACACTTTTAATGGGCGGACGATTTGATATTAGTATCGTCGCAAAAGACTCGTTATCTGCTGAGCAAAATATCAATGAAGTCATTGCTGAAATTACTCGAATTGAAAATCTCATTTCAGATTGGAAACCTGATTCTCAAGTTTCCGAAGTGAATCAAAATGCTGGTGTAAAACCAATAAAAGTAGATCGCGAAGTTTTTGAATTAGCCCAAAGAGCCATAAAACTATCTAAAATTACCAATGGTGGATTTGATGTCAGCTTTGCCGCAATGGATAGAATCTGGAAATTTGACGGTTCAATGACCGAAATGCCTTCGGCGGAAGCCATAAAAAAGTCAGTGGAAAAAGTGGGTTACAAAAACATCATTTTAGACAGTACAGCATCGACTATTTTCTTAAAACTTAAAGGAATGAAAATTGGTTTCGGCGCTTTAGGCGAAGGTTATGCAACTGATAAATGCCGCGCCATGATGATTCAAAAAGGAATTGAAGCTGGAATTATTAATGGTTCTGGCGATATGAGTACTTGGGGAAAACAGCCCAACGGAAACGATTGGAAAATCGGAATTACCAATCCGTTTAAACCTGAGAAAATTTTAGCGGCAATTCCATTAAAGGATGGCGCTATTACTACTTCTGGCAGTTATGAAAAGTTTGTTGTTTTTAATGGCAAACGTTATTCTCATATTATAAATCCCGCGACTGGATATCCTGCAACAGGTTTATGCAGTGTAACTGTTGTAGGCCCAAACGCCGAAACTGCCAACGGATTAAGTACTTCGATGATGGTTTTAGGGCAAACCGAAGGATTATTATTACTTCAAAAATTCCCGCAATACAGCTGTGTTATGATTACAGATAAAGGAAAAGTAGTTAAGTCTAAAAACTTTGCTTATAAGTTGTAA